A DNA window from Turicibacter sp. TJ11 contains the following coding sequences:
- a CDS encoding acetate/propionate family kinase, which translates to MTKILSVNAGSSSLKFQLLEMPAQTVITKGLVERIGFEDGVFNIKFEDQKIEKVLPIKDHSIAVQLLLEALLELNIVSSYEEISGVGHRVVHGGEKFDRSVVVTPEVLAEIEALSELAPLHNPANALGIKAFMKELPHAVSVAVFDTAFHQTMDKDAYLYPVKYDWYTKYGVRKYGFHGTSHQYVAERCAELLEKPLAETKIITIHIGNGGSLSAVKGGHSVDTTMGFTPLAGIMMGTRSGDVDPAVLPFVMEKENLTIDQAVNALNKESGLYGVSGASSDMRDILKLVAEGDERGTIAFNLFIKRICDYVGSYFVYLGGVDAIVFTAGIGENSIPVREAVVNRLGALGIQLDAQANNVMGEEALISTADSKIKVFAIPTNEELMIAKDTYAFVK; encoded by the coding sequence ATGACTAAAATTTTATCAGTCAATGCAGGAAGTTCATCATTAAAATTTCAATTATTAGAAATGCCAGCTCAAACAGTTATCACTAAAGGATTAGTTGAGCGTATCGGATTTGAAGATGGGGTATTTAACATCAAATTCGAAGATCAAAAAATTGAAAAAGTATTACCAATCAAAGACCACAGTATTGCGGTTCAATTATTATTAGAAGCATTATTAGAATTAAACATCGTTTCTAGCTACGAAGAAATTAGTGGAGTTGGACACCGCGTTGTTCATGGTGGAGAAAAATTCGATCGCTCAGTAGTTGTAACACCAGAAGTATTAGCAGAAATCGAAGCATTATCAGAATTAGCACCACTTCATAACCCAGCAAATGCTTTAGGAATTAAAGCATTCATGAAAGAATTACCACACGCTGTTTCGGTTGCTGTATTTGATACTGCCTTCCATCAAACAATGGATAAAGATGCTTACTTATATCCAGTAAAATATGACTGGTATACAAAATACGGAGTACGTAAATATGGATTCCACGGAACTTCTCACCAATACGTTGCAGAGCGCTGTGCTGAATTATTAGAAAAACCATTAGCAGAAACTAAAATCATTACCATCCATATCGGAAATGGTGGATCTTTATCAGCAGTTAAAGGTGGACACTCAGTAGATACAACAATGGGATTCACACCATTAGCAGGAATCATGATGGGAACACGTTCAGGAGATGTTGATCCAGCTGTTTTACCATTCGTGATGGAAAAAGAAAACTTAACGATTGATCAAGCAGTCAATGCGTTAAATAAAGAATCAGGATTATACGGAGTATCGGGAGCTTCTTCAGATATGCGCGATATCTTAAAATTAGTAGCTGAAGGAGATGAGCGTGGAACAATCGCGTTTAACTTATTCATTAAACGTATTTGTGACTACGTTGGATCATACTTTGTTTATTTAGGTGGAGTAGATGCAATCGTATTTACAGCTGGTATTGGTGAAAACTCTATTCCAGTTCGTGAAGCAGTTGTGAACCGTTTAGGAGCATTAGGAATTCAATTAGATGCACAAGCAAATAATGTGATGGGAGAAGAAGCGTTAATCTCAACAGCTGATTCAAAAATCAAAGTATTTGCCATTCCAACAAACGAAGAGTTAATGATCGCCAAAGATACATACGCATTTGTTAAATAA
- a CDS encoding class I SAM-dependent methyltransferase, translating into MLRPEVIEQLFDLVDETSMIISSELKMSYLHAMCESCENIMSQEISQSISEESKETLQQQYAVLEGLEFTQEEIRKALQLAILKGLKSERLTNAIMTPDSIALILGYLISKFVKNFNEVRMADLTVGTGNLLTATLNHLQVEPQEIFGVEIDRDLLKIACTLSDMQEYAVQFYQQSSLKPLFIDPLDLIIGDLPEGQLEEEEMNQLGLTLAQKGVNYLPYLLIENHLNYLKPGGYAFYVIPNDLFSQTHSQAFHQLLTSKANIQALLQLPTTLFKQDELGKSLFIIQKNGEHVKPVGEVLVAQLPNFNDAHQFNKMLTRIENWIKLNK; encoded by the coding sequence GTGCTTAGACCTGAGGTAATTGAACAACTATTTGATCTCGTAGATGAAACCTCGATGATCATTAGCTCGGAGTTAAAGATGAGCTATTTACATGCGATGTGTGAATCATGTGAAAATATCATGTCGCAAGAAATTAGCCAATCGATTAGCGAAGAGTCGAAGGAAACGTTACAGCAACAATATGCTGTATTAGAGGGGTTAGAGTTTACACAAGAGGAAATAAGAAAAGCGCTTCAGTTAGCGATTTTGAAAGGACTAAAATCAGAACGTTTAACAAATGCAATTATGACACCTGATTCAATTGCTCTAATTTTAGGATATTTAATCTCTAAGTTTGTCAAAAACTTTAATGAAGTTCGAATGGCTGATTTAACGGTTGGAACGGGTAACTTATTAACTGCGACTTTAAATCATTTACAAGTTGAGCCACAAGAAATTTTTGGGGTTGAAATTGATCGTGATTTATTAAAAATTGCATGTACACTTTCTGATATGCAAGAATATGCAGTGCAATTTTATCAACAAAGTTCATTAAAACCATTATTCATTGATCCACTCGATTTAATTATTGGAGATTTACCTGAAGGACAATTAGAAGAAGAGGAAATGAATCAATTAGGATTAACATTAGCTCAAAAGGGTGTTAATTATCTACCTTATTTATTAATTGAGAATCATCTTAATTATTTAAAACCAGGCGGATATGCTTTTTACGTCATCCCAAATGATTTATTTAGCCAAACTCATTCACAAGCGTTTCATCAATTACTGACATCAAAGGCAAATATTCAGGCTTTATTGCAGTTACCAACCACTCTATTTAAACAAGATGAACTTGGGAAAAGTTTATTTATCATTCAAAAAAATGGAGAGCATGTGAAACCAGTTGGTGAAGTGTTAGTTGCACAATTACCGAATTTCAATGATGCGCATCAATTTAATAAGATGCTTACACGTATTGAAAATTGGATAAAACTTAACAAATAA
- the ytfJ gene encoding GerW family sporulation protein: MAEHPIHNLMKISMENIKQMVDVDTIVGNPVKTDQGETIIPVSKVSFGFAAGGSEFESEHKIGPNNQPPFGGGSGGGISITPIAFLVVNQSGVELKHLEERTSLYERLLDQVPRAVNSIMNEFDKSGHKSSQVDDNENE, translated from the coding sequence ATGGCTGAACATCCAATTCATAATTTAATGAAAATTTCCATGGAAAATATTAAACAAATGGTTGATGTCGATACAATTGTTGGAAATCCTGTTAAAACTGATCAAGGAGAAACGATTATCCCTGTTTCTAAAGTCAGTTTTGGATTTGCAGCGGGTGGTAGTGAGTTTGAATCAGAACATAAAATAGGCCCAAATAATCAACCACCATTTGGTGGCGGAAGCGGTGGCGGAATTTCAATCACACCAATTGCTTTTTTAGTCGTTAATCAATCAGGTGTTGAATTAAAGCACTTAGAAGAACGTACCTCTTTATATGAACGTTTATTAGATCAAGTGCCTAGAGCGGTTAATAGTATTATGAATGAGTTTGATAAATCAGGTCATAAATCATCTCAAGTTGATGATAATGAAAATGAGTAA
- a CDS encoding DUF2953 domain-containing protein — MRWIGYFLLTVLGIFILLLFIKIKIEILIQNQTGWIEFRYLWLKYRVNLDDLMSQSMKEEVKEQVQEVKEATESKVMKKEVKTDVKVKKVTEVETVDQPSIKDHQSKKIRVTKEEKFKEKKVKKQLNLKKLKKILHRFKRIFKESKIVLRRVTKQIKINKLDSWIEFSVNDAMTTGCLLGVIWGIQANIYALIERYVKKIESYHFNVTSKFNGNSILLNLSCILSFRLGNIIIVLLLSFKELLRIKRLVKLEEER; from the coding sequence ATGCGTTGGATTGGTTATTTTTTGTTGACTGTCTTGGGGATTTTTATACTCTTATTATTCATCAAAATCAAGATTGAGATTTTAATCCAAAATCAAACAGGTTGGATTGAATTTAGATATCTTTGGTTGAAGTATCGAGTAAATTTAGATGATCTGATGAGTCAGTCGATGAAAGAAGAAGTCAAAGAGCAAGTTCAAGAAGTTAAAGAAGCAACAGAATCAAAAGTCATGAAAAAAGAAGTAAAGACAGATGTAAAAGTTAAGAAAGTTACAGAAGTGGAAACTGTTGATCAACCATCGATTAAAGATCATCAATCAAAAAAAATAAGGGTCACAAAAGAAGAAAAATTTAAAGAAAAAAAAGTGAAGAAACAGCTAAACTTAAAAAAACTAAAAAAGATATTACATCGTTTTAAACGTATTTTTAAAGAAAGTAAGATTGTTTTGAGACGAGTTACGAAGCAAATAAAAATCAATAAGCTTGATTCATGGATTGAGTTTAGTGTAAATGATGCGATGACAACCGGATGTTTGCTAGGTGTAATTTGGGGGATTCAAGCAAACATCTATGCACTGATTGAACGTTATGTGAAAAAGATTGAGTCGTATCATTTTAATGTCACAAGTAAATTTAATGGAAATTCAATTTTATTAAATCTATCATGCATACTCTCTTTCAGATTGGGAAATATTATTATTGTTCTTTTATTATCGTTTAAAGAATTATTAAGAATTAAAAGACTGGTAAAGCTAGAGGAGGAAAGATAA
- the asnB gene encoding asparagine synthase (glutamine-hydrolyzing) has product MCGIFGVVNYQVSDVKTADDLKCVQSVIHRGPDEGGTFYDKHVFLGHRRLSVVDLEQGKQPMSFYHYTIVYNGELYNTDEIREELLDKGYTFKGHSDTEVLLKAYVCFGEKVVDKLNGIYAFAVWNSQEQTLYVARDRAGVKPLYYHLLSDGILIASEQKQILQYTHKSEITLEGFKELLAVGPSHTPGQGLYHGINELKPGHYMTVSRGQIKCHQYWDVKANKHEDDFETTVEKTRALLLDAFKRQLVSDVPLCTFLSGGIDSSAITAVAASQLKNLHTFSIDYEDNLKYFKKTDFTVSQDQEFIKLMSDVYKTQHHYCVISNQDLADALTDAVHLRDMPGMADVDSSLYWFCKKIKNEFTVSLSGECADEIFGGYPWFYREPLNGMFPWLRDLEVRNTLLKPEWREKLDLVGYAKERFNESMALAPILEGDHELENEKRQLTYLNMKWFMTTLLDRKDRMSMGASLEVRVPFADHRIMEYLYNIPWEMKFYEGMEKGLLRKSLEGLLPNEVLYRKKNPYPKTHNPHYKELTQALLREALRDSNSILHEIFDEKKLWALANTDDEIITRPWFGQLMTQPQLIAYLYQFHLWYKDYQISFVE; this is encoded by the coding sequence ATGTGTGGAATTTTTGGAGTGGTAAACTATCAAGTGAGTGATGTGAAAACAGCTGATGATCTAAAATGTGTACAATCGGTTATTCATCGTGGTCCAGATGAGGGGGGAACATTTTATGATAAGCATGTGTTTTTAGGTCATCGACGTTTATCAGTTGTTGATCTTGAACAAGGAAAACAACCGATGAGTTTTTATCATTACACCATTGTCTATAACGGAGAGTTGTATAATACCGATGAAATAAGAGAAGAGTTATTAGACAAAGGATATACGTTTAAAGGACATTCAGATACAGAAGTTTTGTTAAAAGCTTATGTTTGTTTTGGAGAAAAAGTGGTTGATAAGTTGAACGGAATTTATGCTTTTGCTGTTTGGAATAGCCAAGAACAAACGTTATATGTAGCACGCGATCGTGCAGGCGTAAAACCACTGTATTATCACTTGCTATCTGATGGAATTTTGATTGCATCCGAACAAAAACAAATTTTACAATACACTCATAAAAGTGAAATTACGTTAGAAGGATTTAAAGAATTATTAGCTGTTGGTCCTTCTCATACGCCAGGTCAGGGACTTTATCACGGAATTAACGAGTTAAAACCTGGTCATTATATGACGGTTTCTAGAGGGCAGATTAAATGTCATCAATATTGGGATGTAAAGGCAAATAAGCATGAAGATGATTTTGAGACAACCGTTGAAAAAACAAGAGCACTCTTATTAGATGCCTTTAAACGTCAATTAGTTTCAGATGTTCCACTTTGTACCTTTTTATCAGGAGGAATCGATTCTTCAGCGATTACCGCAGTAGCGGCTAGCCAATTGAAAAATCTTCATACCTTTTCAATTGACTATGAAGATAATTTAAAATATTTTAAAAAAACAGATTTTACTGTATCGCAAGATCAAGAGTTTATTAAGTTAATGTCGGATGTATATAAAACTCAGCATCACTATTGTGTGATTAGTAATCAAGACTTAGCTGATGCTTTAACTGACGCTGTTCATTTACGTGATATGCCAGGAATGGCTGATGTGGATTCTTCGCTATATTGGTTTTGTAAAAAGATAAAAAATGAGTTTACCGTGAGTTTATCTGGAGAATGTGCAGATGAAATTTTTGGTGGATATCCTTGGTTCTATCGTGAGCCACTAAATGGCATGTTTCCATGGCTTCGTGATTTAGAGGTTCGAAATACGTTATTAAAACCAGAGTGGCGAGAAAAATTAGATTTAGTTGGTTATGCTAAAGAACGATTTAATGAATCAATGGCACTAGCTCCTATTTTAGAGGGTGATCACGAATTAGAAAATGAAAAACGACAACTAACTTATTTAAATATGAAATGGTTTATGACGACTTTACTTGATAGAAAAGATCGAATGAGTATGGGAGCAAGTCTTGAAGTTCGTGTTCCATTCGCTGATCATCGAATTATGGAGTATTTATACAATATTCCTTGGGAAATGAAGTTTTATGAAGGAATGGAAAAAGGATTATTGCGTAAATCGTTAGAAGGATTACTGCCTAATGAAGTTTTATATCGTAAAAAAAATCCATATCCAAAAACACATAATCCTCACTATAAAGAATTAACTCAGGCGTTACTAAGAGAGGCACTTCGTGATTCAAACTCGATTTTACATGAGATTTTCGATGAAAAAAAACTATGGGCATTAGCTAATACGGATGACGAAATTATCACTCGACCTTGGTTTGGTCAGTTAATGACTCAGCCACAGTTAATTGCTTATTTATATCAATTTCATTTATGGTATAAAGATTATCAGATTTCTTTTGTTGAATAA
- the yidD gene encoding membrane protein insertion efficiency factor YidD: protein MKHLMIKLIRFYQTYISPLSTPSCRYIPTCSHYAIEAIETHGALKGGFLAFKRLLRCNPWGGMGYDPVPQTCKHHHHKNSKK from the coding sequence ATGAAACACTTGATGATCAAACTCATTCGTTTTTATCAAACGTATATTTCTCCTCTTTCTACTCCAAGTTGTCGCTACATTCCGACATGTTCCCATTATGCGATTGAAGCCATTGAAACGCACGGGGCATTAAAAGGAGGATTTCTTGCTTTTAAACGACTTTTACGCTGTAATCCATGGGGAGGAATGGGCTATGACCCAGTCCCTCAAACTTGTAAACATCATCATCATAAAAATTCAAAAAAATAG
- a CDS encoding trimeric intracellular cation channel family protein, which translates to MTFFEYIGLFVFAASGAICAIEKRMDFFGILTLATVTAIGGGVTRDVVTNIGIPIFFSKSEYMMIILISTILVILLRGSMKWKISFIMLDAVGLSVFTIAAGIKAIESDYNFMTFLFVSVITAVGGGLIRDILAQEVPTILKREIYAVASLVGAISFWMLYPLIGLTISSYLCLIFIFSIRIITYYCQIHLPYIENGKIHFKQDQ; encoded by the coding sequence ATGACTTTTTTTGAATATATCGGTTTGTTTGTTTTTGCAGCTTCAGGTGCTATTTGTGCCATAGAAAAAAGAATGGACTTTTTTGGGATTTTAACGCTTGCTACGGTTACTGCCATTGGAGGAGGAGTGACTCGTGATGTCGTCACTAACATTGGAATTCCTATTTTTTTCTCTAAATCTGAATATATGATGATTATCCTTATTTCAACGATTTTAGTTATTCTGTTGCGAGGAAGCATGAAATGGAAGATCTCTTTTATTATGTTAGATGCCGTTGGCTTATCTGTCTTCACTATTGCAGCGGGAATAAAAGCTATTGAATCAGATTATAACTTTATGACATTTTTATTTGTTTCTGTCATTACAGCTGTTGGAGGTGGGCTTATTCGAGACATATTAGCACAAGAGGTTCCCACTATTTTAAAACGCGAGATATATGCAGTTGCCTCTTTAGTTGGAGCGATTAGTTTTTGGATGCTTTATCCTTTAATTGGACTCACGATTAGTTCTTATCTTTGCCTAATCTTCATTTTTTCTATTCGCATAATCACCTACTACTGCCAGATTCACCTTCCTTATATTGAAAATGGAAAAATTCACTTTAAACAAGATCAATAG
- a CDS encoding ABC-F family ATP-binding cassette domain-containing protein, producing MTIENISKSYSVKTLLKDISFGISEGEKIGIIGVNGTGKSTLLKIIAGIETSETGKITKGNRVRIEYLSQNPEFDEEATVLEQVFKGNSPEMKLLRDYQEILEILQKDYNDEINERLLKIQDQIDSLNLWDLESEAKSVLTKLGITNFSQKVKELSGGQRKRVALASALITPCELLILDEPTNHLDNETISKLEDYLNGRKGSLLMITHDRYFLDRVTNRIIELDKGNLYSYDGNYSLFLEKKMERLQLEAAMEDKRQNLLRKELAWVRRGAQARSTKQKARLQRFEDLKNQEKNTSQETLDISVASTRLGRKIMEFNHVSKSYGDRCLIHDLDYTLARTDRIGIVGPNGVGKSTLINLIRGKIKPDAGTIDIGETVNIGCFAQESEEMNPNMRAIDYIKEKREYIETADGTRITASQMCERFLFDGHLQYSQIGTLSGGERRRLYLLRILMDAPNVLLLDEPTNDLDIDTLRRLEDYLDDFNGIVITVSHDRYFLDRICNKIFAYEGNGHINIYTGNYSDYLAFQETNQALKEAIQEETKLKETQKAKPRLEKKIKFTFAEQKEFETIDDEISELEEKVVELDEQLIQYSTDYVKLQEIMAQKTEVEEKLSYKYERWEYLNQLAEEIENSKK from the coding sequence ATGACAATTGAAAATATAAGTAAAAGCTACTCTGTTAAAACATTACTTAAAGATATTTCATTCGGAATCAGTGAGGGTGAAAAAATCGGAATCATTGGTGTGAATGGAACCGGAAAATCAACACTTTTAAAAATTATTGCTGGTATTGAAACATCAGAAACAGGAAAAATTACAAAAGGAAATCGAGTTCGTATCGAATATCTTTCGCAAAATCCAGAATTTGATGAAGAGGCAACTGTCTTAGAACAGGTTTTCAAAGGAAATTCTCCTGAAATGAAACTTCTACGTGACTATCAAGAAATTCTTGAGATTTTACAAAAAGATTACAATGATGAAATCAATGAACGCTTATTAAAAATTCAAGATCAAATCGATAGCTTGAATTTATGGGATTTAGAAAGTGAAGCTAAATCTGTCTTAACCAAACTTGGGATTACAAACTTCTCACAAAAAGTTAAAGAGTTATCTGGGGGACAACGTAAACGTGTCGCATTAGCCTCAGCGCTTATTACTCCATGCGAATTATTAATTTTAGACGAACCAACCAACCATTTAGATAACGAAACAATTTCTAAGTTAGAAGATTATTTAAATGGAAGAAAAGGATCGTTATTAATGATTACCCATGACCGTTACTTCCTTGACCGTGTCACAAACCGTATTATTGAGCTTGATAAAGGGAATTTATATAGCTATGATGGAAACTACTCGTTATTTCTTGAAAAGAAGATGGAACGTCTTCAACTTGAAGCTGCCATGGAAGATAAGCGCCAAAACTTATTAAGAAAAGAATTAGCTTGGGTTCGCCGTGGAGCGCAAGCCCGTTCTACGAAACAAAAAGCACGTTTACAACGTTTTGAAGATTTAAAAAATCAAGAAAAAAATACCTCTCAAGAAACACTCGATATCTCAGTTGCTTCAACACGTTTAGGTCGTAAAATCATGGAGTTTAATCATGTGAGTAAATCTTATGGGGATCGCTGCCTTATTCATGATCTTGACTACACACTCGCTAGAACGGATCGCATCGGAATTGTAGGTCCTAATGGAGTTGGAAAATCTACTTTAATTAACCTCATTCGTGGAAAAATTAAACCGGATGCTGGAACGATCGATATTGGAGAAACAGTAAACATCGGATGCTTCGCTCAAGAAAGTGAAGAAATGAATCCGAATATGCGTGCGATTGACTATATTAAAGAAAAGCGTGAATATATCGAAACAGCTGATGGAACTCGTATTACGGCTTCTCAAATGTGTGAACGTTTCTTATTTGATGGTCATCTTCAATATTCTCAAATTGGAACATTATCAGGTGGAGAACGTCGTCGCCTCTACTTATTACGCATTTTAATGGATGCTCCAAACGTGTTACTTCTTGATGAGCCAACGAATGATCTAGACATTGATACGTTAAGACGTTTAGAGGATTATTTAGATGATTTTAATGGTATTGTAATTACCGTTTCACACGACCGTTATTTCTTAGATCGTATTTGTAATAAAATTTTTGCGTATGAAGGAAATGGTCACATCAACATCTATACAGGTAATTATAGTGACTATCTAGCGTTTCAAGAAACTAACCAAGCATTAAAAGAAGCCATTCAAGAAGAGACCAAACTAAAAGAAACTCAAAAAGCTAAACCACGCTTAGAGAAAAAGATAAAATTCACATTCGCTGAACAAAAAGAATTTGAAACAATTGATGATGAAATCTCTGAGCTAGAAGAAAAAGTGGTTGAATTAGACGAACAACTGATTCAATATTCAACCGACTACGTTAAACTACAAGAAATTATGGCACAAAAAACAGAAGTTGAAGAGAAATTATCTTATAAATATGAACGTTGGGAATATTTAAATCAATTGGCAGAAGAAATTGAAAATTCTAAGAAATAA